The genomic window CATCGCCCAGCACGTCCTGCCGGTCGCCCTTCCCGTGGGCGTCGTCACCGTCTCGGTGGGCGGCGCGTACCTCATCGTCATGATCGTCTCGGAGATCCGCCGCCGTGCCTGACATCACCGCCCCCCTGACTCGCCCGTGGGAGTACAGCGCCTTCGCCGTCGAGGTCAGCGCGCGCGAGATGCTGTCGCCGAACTTCCTGCGCCTCACGTTCGCGGGCGACGCGCTGCATCACTTCGCCCCGTGGGGCGTGGATCAGCGCATCAAGCTCGTGCTGCCCCTGCCGGGCGGAGGCCTCGCGGACATCGGCCTGCTGGACGAGCCGACGCCGCACCCGTCCGAGTGGTACACGCGCTGGAAGGCGCTGCCGGTCGCGGAGCGCAACGTCCTGCGCACCTACACCCCCGCGGCGATCCGTCCGGACGCCGGTGAGATCGACGTGGACTTCTACCTGCACTCCCCCGAAGGACCTGCCTCGCGGTGGGCGCGCGCCGCGCGCGTCGGCGAATCGGTCGTGATCACCGGGCCCGACGCGCGGAACGGGTGGACGGGATACGGCATCCACTGGCAACCGCCCGCCCTCGGCAGGTTCCTGCTCGTCGCCGACGAGACCGCGATCCCCGCGGTCCGCAACATCGCGGCCGCCCTCCCGCCCCAGGCCCGTGGCATTGCGATCGTCGAGATCGGCGACGCCGCAGACGACGTCACCGTCGCCCGACTCGGCGATGCCGTCGACGTGCGCGTGGTCGCGCGTGGCGAGACGGAAGCGGCCGTCCGCGCCTGGGGTTCCGCCGAAGCCGATTACGCCTGGCTCGCCGGGGAGTCCGGCGTCGTGGCCGCGTCGCGCCGCGTGCTCGTTCGAGAGCTCGGAATGCCACGCGAGCGCGTGTCGTTCCTGGGGTACTGGCGCGCGGGAGGGGCGCTCGTCGACTGAGCCGGCCCCGGAACGGAGATGAGACGATTCTCATCCTGTTCAGCCGTATTCCGACCTACCCTCGTCTGTGGATAAGTGACGATTGCCGCGCGCTGTGGAGGAACGTCTACTGCGCGAGGCCCGGGTGGGGGCACAGCGTGTACGGATCACCGGAAGAAACGCTC from Microbacterium testaceum includes these protein-coding regions:
- a CDS encoding siderophore-interacting protein, with protein sequence MPDITAPLTRPWEYSAFAVEVSAREMLSPNFLRLTFAGDALHHFAPWGVDQRIKLVLPLPGGGLADIGLLDEPTPHPSEWYTRWKALPVAERNVLRTYTPAAIRPDAGEIDVDFYLHSPEGPASRWARAARVGESVVITGPDARNGWTGYGIHWQPPALGRFLLVADETAIPAVRNIAAALPPQARGIAIVEIGDAADDVTVARLGDAVDVRVVARGETEAAVRAWGSAEADYAWLAGESGVVAASRRVLVRELGMPRERVSFLGYWRAGGALVD